One genomic segment of Deltaproteobacteria bacterium HGW-Deltaproteobacteria-18 includes these proteins:
- a CDS encoding methionine ABC transporter ATP-binding protein, giving the protein MTHLLEVQDLVVKFGLRSGDLTALNGINFTLNPGERMGLVGESGAGKSVAGFSIINLISKPGFIASGRVLFEGEEISSYPLEQMRDIRGNRISMIFQDPMMTLNPVLTIGTQMVETIQAHNQVSTAHAREIALEKLQKVYISSPGKRLGQYPHELSGGMRQRVVIAISLLTNPSLIIADEPTTALDVTIQAEVMALLLELCKHENMGLILITHDLGVVSQVTEKIAVMYAGRIVEQGSTASIVTNPRHPYTKGLIQALPQGGSGRGRLHQIPGMMPNLTSIPPGCAFHPRCEHAMDICRRETPQLFGDAENSALVACHLYSQTR; this is encoded by the coding sequence ATGACCCATCTTCTTGAAGTGCAGGATCTGGTGGTCAAATTCGGGCTGCGTTCCGGAGACCTCACGGCCCTGAACGGCATCAATTTCACTCTGAATCCCGGCGAGCGCATGGGCCTGGTGGGTGAATCGGGCGCGGGCAAATCCGTGGCCGGATTCTCCATCATCAACCTGATCAGCAAGCCCGGCTTCATCGCCTCCGGCCGCGTCCTCTTTGAAGGCGAGGAGATCAGCTCCTATCCGCTGGAACAGATGCGCGACATTCGCGGCAACCGCATCAGCATGATCTTTCAGGACCCGATGATGACCCTGAACCCCGTGCTGACCATCGGCACCCAGATGGTCGAGACCATCCAGGCCCACAACCAGGTCAGCACCGCCCATGCCCGCGAGATCGCGCTCGAAAAACTCCAGAAGGTCTACATCTCCTCACCCGGCAAGCGCCTCGGCCAATACCCGCACGAACTCTCGGGCGGCATGCGCCAGCGCGTGGTCATCGCCATTTCGCTCTTGACCAACCCGAGCCTGATCATCGCCGACGAGCCCACCACGGCCCTGGACGTGACCATCCAGGCCGAGGTCATGGCCCTGCTCCTTGAACTGTGCAAGCACGAGAACATGGGGCTCATCCTCATCACCCATGATCTGGGCGTGGTCTCGCAGGTCACGGAGAAAATCGCGGTCATGTACGCCGGACGCATCGTGGAGCAGGGGTCGACGGCAAGCATCGTCACAAATCCACGGCACCCGTACACCAAGGGCCTGATCCAGGCGCTGCCCCAGGGCGGAAGCGGACGCGGACGATTGCACCAGATTCCGGGCATGATGCCCAACCTGACCAGCATCCCTCCGGGCTGCGCCTTCCACCCACGCTGCGAACACGCCATGGACATCTGCCGGCGTGAAACACCCCAGCTTTTTGGCGACGCGGAAAATTCGGCCCTTGTGGCCTGTCATCTTTACTCGCAAACCAGGTAG
- a CDS encoding ABC transporter ATP-binding protein — MTDNKSLVRISNVVKHFDISGGFLDRISFSGAMPTLTTTTVKALNDVSLDIVQGEILSVVGESGCGKSTLGRTVLGLYPPTSGEIAFRGQRIDNLSPQEMLPYRRKMQMVFQDPYASLNPRMTVRQILEEPTHFHFPDLSNSEVQDKVAEVMRQVGVDPAWAGRFPHEFSGGQRQRISIARALMVDPEFIVADEPISALDVSIQAQILNLIMDCQERFGLTYMFITHDLSVVEHISTRVAVMYLGTLCELASKENLYGDPRHPYSRALLSAIPKLGGKGFSHIRLKGEVPTPILLPTGCVFHTRCPFADERCRREIPPLLPQPGGSQAACHALEEGRLT; from the coding sequence ATGACAGATAACAAATCCCTCGTGCGCATCAGCAATGTGGTGAAGCACTTCGACATCTCCGGCGGCTTTCTGGACCGGATCAGCTTCTCCGGCGCCATGCCGACCCTGACCACGACCACGGTCAAGGCCTTGAACGATGTCTCCCTCGATATAGTGCAGGGCGAGATCCTCTCCGTTGTCGGCGAATCGGGCTGCGGCAAGTCCACCCTCGGACGCACGGTACTGGGCCTTTATCCGCCTACCAGCGGTGAAATCGCCTTTCGCGGACAGCGCATCGACAATCTCTCGCCACAGGAGATGCTCCCCTACCGCCGCAAGATGCAAATGGTCTTTCAGGACCCCTACGCGTCGCTGAACCCGCGCATGACCGTGCGCCAGATTCTCGAAGAGCCGACCCATTTCCACTTCCCCGACCTTTCGAACTCCGAGGTCCAGGACAAGGTGGCCGAGGTCATGCGTCAGGTGGGAGTCGACCCGGCCTGGGCCGGACGTTTCCCCCATGAATTTTCCGGGGGCCAGCGCCAGCGCATCAGCATCGCACGCGCGCTGATGGTCGACCCGGAGTTCATCGTGGCCGACGAGCCCATCTCCGCCCTGGACGTATCCATCCAGGCGCAGATCCTGAACCTGATCATGGACTGTCAGGAACGCTTCGGCCTGACCTACATGTTCATCACCCACGATCTCTCGGTGGTCGAGCACATCAGCACCCGCGTGGCCGTCATGTATCTTGGCACGCTCTGCGAACTGGCCAGCAAGGAAAACCTCTACGGAGACCCCAGGCACCCCTATTCCCGCGCGCTGCTTTCGGCCATCCCCAAGCTCGGCGGCAAGGGGTTTTCGCACATCCGCCTGAAGGGCGAGGTACCCACGCCCATCCTGCTGCCCACGGGCTGCGTGTTCCACACCCGCTGCCCGTTCGCCGACGAACGCTGCCGCCGTGAAATT